A portion of the Leptospira kanakyensis genome contains these proteins:
- the prfB gene encoding peptide chain release factor 2: MDRSLKDLKKQTSEMIETFQSYWTAQNFQEDYDRLSSLIEKANDPKLWDSPDQAKTVTQKRNELQLKLDPWLDLKKELIDFPDLIELTSEEMGEAGLKSLNDDFDRMFETFENLQMLDALAGKDDGKAAFINIHPGAGGTESQDWADKLLRMYTRFCEQKGYRAELVDYQPGETAGIKNATLYIQGDHPFGYLKCESGVHRLVRISPFDSNKRRHTSFASVYVTPEVDDDIQVNIEEKDLRVDVYRSSGAGGQHVNTTDSAVRITHIPTGVVVSCQMERSQIKNRDTAMKMLRARLYEMEKQKAEEENAKKAGEKRDISWGSQIRSYVFHPYNLVKDHRTDFETGNVHAVMDGDLEDFIIAYLKYLTNQKANAKV, encoded by the coding sequence ATGGATAGATCACTAAAAGACTTAAAAAAACAAACATCAGAAATGATTGAGACTTTCCAATCCTATTGGACGGCACAAAATTTCCAAGAAGACTATGACCGTTTATCCTCACTCATTGAAAAAGCAAACGACCCAAAGTTATGGGACTCACCTGACCAAGCAAAAACAGTCACTCAAAAACGAAACGAGTTACAACTAAAGTTAGATCCTTGGTTAGATTTAAAAAAGGAATTAATTGATTTTCCTGATTTGATTGAACTCACTTCCGAAGAAATGGGTGAGGCGGGCCTAAAATCTTTAAACGATGATTTTGATCGCATGTTTGAGACGTTTGAAAACTTGCAAATGTTAGATGCTCTTGCTGGAAAAGATGATGGCAAAGCTGCCTTTATCAATATCCATCCAGGGGCCGGTGGAACAGAATCCCAAGACTGGGCAGATAAGTTACTGCGAATGTACACAAGGTTTTGTGAACAAAAAGGGTATCGTGCAGAACTCGTGGACTACCAACCGGGGGAAACTGCCGGAATCAAAAACGCGACGCTTTACATCCAAGGGGATCATCCCTTTGGTTATTTAAAATGTGAATCCGGAGTCCATAGACTTGTTCGGATCTCACCTTTTGATTCGAATAAAAGAAGGCATACTTCCTTTGCTTCTGTCTATGTAACACCAGAAGTGGATGACGACATCCAAGTGAACATCGAAGAAAAAGACCTTCGTGTGGATGTGTATCGTTCTTCGGGTGCTGGGGGACAGCACGTCAACACAACAGACTCTGCTGTGCGAATCACACATATTCCTACAGGTGTTGTGGTTTCTTGCCAAATGGAAAGATCGCAAATTAAAAACCGTGATACGGCGATGAAGATGCTTCGTGCACGTTTGTATGAAATGGAAAAACAAAAAGCCGAAGAAGAAAACGCTAAAAAAGCCGGTGAAAAACGTGATATCTCTTGGGGTTCACAAATTCGAAGTTATGTGTTCCATCCTTACAATTTAGTAAAAGACCATAGAACCGATTTTGAAACAGGAAACGTTCATGCAGTTATGGATGGAGACTTGGAAGATTTTATCATTGCCTACTTAAAATACCTGACAAACCAAAAGGCAAACGCAAAAGTATAA
- a CDS encoding penicillin-binding protein: MTEYKQRFKYIILFILSLFAILLFRVIYLTYFNDNIINLKSSKYVQRGTIFDRRGIELAISRESATVGIDPTNIYDQELTAQELGPILGITPNKLIETIREKQNYFLLKREIELTKAEKIKALSLPGVRVEKEYKRIYPQGSLAASLLGFTGYDDDKALSGLEMLFNLELLSTPDAESSKGNNVHLTIDSIIQYRLEKSLQKAFIQTVSKRGIGMIMDTETGKILAMASYPNFDPNHFQDFPLESHTNWSIRHVYEPGSTMKIFIALMLLNEGKILPGERFHCPGYIEIGKTTIRCTDNHGHVNLDEILQYSCNVGIIKAAQKIDEATYYNYMEKFKFGKRTNFSIHEAKGYLPPLNKWNKSTPYFLSIGQGLSVTPIQLISAAAAVVNGGILFEPSVVSQVTNSYGELVHEFSIKNELLGIKEGAAKKTLNAMGKAVSQGTGKKAYLENYFIAGKTGTSQKAKAGAGYQAGLFTASFLGFFPAEKPKYVGLIVFDEPGGETHTGGGIAAPVFREVVESIIPIVEKSEKALVYRLKGERNKIYKLDPKVMPDLTGFTASETIQILKQLKAEYKLEGSGFVKLQDPKAGSSLSPNAVIKIVLEP; the protein is encoded by the coding sequence ATGACCGAATACAAACAACGTTTTAAGTATATTATTCTTTTTATACTCTCTCTATTTGCCATTTTACTCTTTCGAGTGATTTATCTTACTTACTTTAACGATAATATCATCAATCTTAAATCGAGTAAATATGTCCAACGCGGAACCATCTTTGACAGACGAGGGATCGAACTTGCAATTTCTCGTGAATCGGCAACGGTTGGGATCGATCCCACAAACATATATGATCAGGAACTCACCGCACAGGAGTTAGGCCCTATTCTCGGGATCACTCCAAACAAACTCATTGAAACCATAAGGGAAAAACAAAATTACTTTTTATTAAAAAGGGAAATTGAACTTACCAAAGCTGAAAAAATCAAAGCACTGTCTCTCCCTGGTGTCCGAGTGGAAAAAGAATACAAAAGAATTTATCCACAAGGAAGTTTGGCTGCCAGTTTACTTGGATTTACCGGATATGATGACGACAAAGCACTCTCGGGCCTTGAGATGTTATTCAATTTGGAATTATTATCTACACCTGATGCAGAATCGAGTAAAGGAAATAATGTCCATCTAACAATCGATAGTATCATTCAATATAGATTAGAAAAATCATTACAAAAAGCTTTTATCCAAACTGTTTCCAAACGTGGGATCGGAATGATTATGGATACGGAAACGGGAAAAATTTTAGCGATGGCTTCTTATCCTAATTTTGATCCCAATCATTTCCAAGATTTTCCTTTGGAGTCGCATACCAATTGGTCCATCCGCCATGTGTATGAGCCTGGATCCACGATGAAAATCTTCATTGCTCTTATGTTACTCAATGAAGGAAAAATCCTTCCCGGTGAAAGATTTCATTGTCCCGGTTATATTGAAATTGGAAAAACCACCATTCGTTGCACTGACAATCATGGCCATGTGAATTTGGACGAAATTTTACAATACTCTTGTAACGTAGGAATCATCAAAGCTGCCCAGAAAATTGATGAAGCAACTTACTATAATTATATGGAGAAATTCAAGTTTGGAAAACGAACCAATTTTTCCATTCATGAAGCCAAAGGATATTTACCTCCTTTAAATAAATGGAACAAAAGTACACCCTACTTTTTATCGATAGGCCAAGGACTTTCTGTCACACCCATCCAACTCATTTCCGCAGCAGCAGCTGTTGTGAATGGAGGGATTTTATTTGAACCTTCTGTGGTTTCTCAAGTTACCAATTCCTACGGAGAACTGGTTCATGAGTTTTCAATTAAAAATGAACTGCTCGGAATCAAAGAAGGAGCAGCCAAAAAAACATTAAACGCAATGGGAAAGGCAGTCTCCCAAGGAACAGGAAAAAAAGCCTATTTAGAAAACTACTTTATCGCAGGAAAAACAGGTACTTCTCAAAAAGCAAAAGCCGGTGCGGGATACCAAGCTGGTCTTTTTACGGCGAGTTTTCTTGGATTTTTTCCAGCCGAAAAACCTAAGTATGTAGGCCTTATTGTTTTTGATGAACCTGGTGGAGAAACTCATACGGGTGGTGGGATTGCGGCGCCTGTCTTTCGTGAGGTGGTGGAAAGTATCATTCCTATCGTAGAAAAAAGTGAAAAAGCACTAGTATATCGATTGAAGGGTGAACGAAATAAAATTTATAAACTCGATCCCAAGGTGATGCCTGACCTTACTGGATTCACAGCTTCCGAAACCATCCAAATTTTAAAACAACTCAAAGCAGAATACAAATTAGAAGGTTCTGGATTTGTCAAATTACAAGATCCCAAAGCAGGATCTTCACTTTCACCCAATGCTGTGATCAAAATTGTTTTGGAACCTTAA
- a CDS encoding LIC10486 family protein, whose protein sequence is MSELSSKADQLKRQADLIGLTREAVFTDEQAKEVLQGKITDGYLVKIKIDLDSLNGMVLILVSSIRKHVMELYAVVGTSPTFRRIRTFADHVQISTDLGDIGKTGGYDPAISENIGRAVHRVFTKEKLEELLPLWQKKDPSHIAEILEMPILAATKGRNIKLQAEVDKLSTAKFRYENPMKGVILPIPKPEDETPSAKDASVPGVSTEPARGELSSLERQIAQYRTSFPKELNMKTVISPINGVEFDNLMEGMEILFRVPTETPEGLTNAQILGLIDEEGKISKEPVVGRFLGIAGNKTEYHIFAEGPNQYLLHSVEEHPVKVAIPKPASMAGTPNKGSAAQGQKKKVGNAPAQESKSSGANLFMLMGAFITIVLFGVLIFVMVIL, encoded by the coding sequence ATGTCCGAATTAAGCTCAAAAGCAGACCAACTCAAAAGACAAGCAGACCTAATCGGTCTGACAAGAGAAGCCGTGTTTACGGACGAACAAGCCAAGGAAGTTTTACAAGGTAAAATTACTGATGGTTATCTTGTGAAAATAAAAATCGATTTGGACAGTTTGAACGGAATGGTTCTCATTCTGGTTTCCTCCATTCGTAAACATGTGATGGAACTTTATGCTGTAGTGGGAACCTCACCAACATTCCGAAGAATCCGAACCTTTGCTGATCATGTCCAGATCTCTACTGACTTAGGGGATATTGGAAAAACTGGCGGTTATGATCCGGCAATTTCTGAAAACATTGGACGTGCGGTTCATAGAGTCTTCACCAAAGAGAAGTTAGAGGAACTACTCCCCCTTTGGCAAAAAAAAGATCCTTCTCATATCGCTGAAATTTTAGAAATGCCAATACTCGCAGCAACCAAAGGAAGAAATATTAAACTACAAGCTGAAGTAGATAAACTTTCTACTGCCAAGTTTCGGTATGAAAATCCAATGAAAGGTGTAATTTTACCCATTCCTAAACCAGAAGATGAAACTCCTTCCGCAAAAGATGCATCGGTTCCAGGTGTTTCCACCGAACCGGCAAGAGGTGAATTGTCTTCCCTCGAACGCCAAATTGCGCAATACCGGACTTCTTTCCCTAAAGAATTGAATATGAAAACTGTCATTTCACCAATCAATGGAGTGGAGTTTGATAATTTAATGGAAGGGATGGAAATTCTATTTCGGGTACCAACAGAAACCCCAGAAGGATTAACCAATGCGCAAATCCTTGGTCTCATCGATGAAGAAGGAAAAATTTCAAAAGAACCAGTGGTGGGAAGGTTTCTAGGAATTGCCGGGAATAAAACAGAATATCATATTTTTGCAGAAGGACCAAACCAGTATTTACTTCATTCGGTGGAAGAACATCCTGTAAAGGTTGCCATTCCTAAACCTGCTAGTATGGCAGGTACACCAAACAAAGGTTCTGCGGCACAAGGTCAGAAAAAGAAAGTTGGGAATGCCCCCGCACAAGAATCCAAGTCTTCTGGAGCTAACTTGTTTATGTTAATGGGTGCTTTTATCACCATCGTACTTTTTGGAGTTTTGATTTTTGTGATGGTGATCTTGTAA
- a CDS encoding sigma 54-interacting transcriptional regulator, translated as MSVKQDISGTLRKIQKEIQQLPNITDRLNFILDMTLTLFGASTGSISIMDQEEKVLTIVAAKGMDWEKKIAAKLPFNLGVTGRAASTREIIYVPDVTLDKDYVKLIETVRSELAIPLVTRDSTIGVLNLESDKVNFFSSDIINQATLFASQLTIVILEERIAKEAFEKSKREEDPVEEILGYDPSILFLKHRIRQVGPSDTSVMIIGEEGAGKKLIAKALHYISQRKNGPFFTVDCSGLSYELLEAELFGVQSGKIFNPGKLEQANGGSLYIESIGDLPSNLQTRLFHTLRDKTMPNPSAKKKEEVLNIRIFTGSKRDLLEDIQKETFSMDLYYRLAEVPLRVSPLRERRGDVPLLAHHFLYQYNKQYGRNKTFSTDALRALTGMPWSGNVRQLQSVIQYAVLVPPEVVLEPHSFSQDGKRESETPTKVQSFGVGTEILSPSENLSLNIAIERLEAIWIKEAFQRVSTQEEAAKLLGISRGSLQYKIKNNQFLDGFNAESPRK; from the coding sequence ATGTCTGTAAAACAGGATATTTCCGGTACTCTAAGGAAAATCCAAAAAGAAATTCAACAACTTCCGAATATTACGGATCGATTGAATTTCATTTTGGACATGACTCTCACTTTGTTTGGAGCTTCCACCGGTAGTATTTCCATTATGGACCAGGAAGAAAAAGTCCTTACCATTGTTGCGGCCAAAGGGATGGATTGGGAAAAGAAAATTGCCGCCAAACTTCCATTCAACTTGGGTGTGACTGGGCGCGCAGCTTCCACCAGAGAAATTATCTATGTTCCCGATGTTACCTTAGATAAAGACTATGTAAAACTGATTGAAACGGTTCGATCGGAACTTGCGATCCCTCTTGTCACAAGAGATTCCACTATTGGAGTTTTAAACTTAGAATCGGATAAGGTTAATTTTTTCTCATCCGATATCATCAACCAAGCTACATTATTTGCATCCCAATTAACAATCGTTATTTTAGAAGAACGAATTGCCAAAGAAGCCTTTGAAAAATCTAAAAGAGAAGAAGATCCTGTTGAAGAAATCCTTGGTTATGATCCGAGCATATTATTTTTAAAACATAGGATTCGTCAAGTGGGCCCCTCCGATACATCGGTGATGATCATTGGAGAGGAAGGAGCTGGTAAAAAATTAATCGCGAAAGCCTTACATTATATCTCCCAAAGAAAGAATGGCCCATTTTTCACTGTAGATTGTTCAGGTCTTAGTTATGAACTTTTAGAAGCAGAACTCTTCGGTGTCCAAAGTGGAAAAATATTCAATCCAGGAAAACTAGAACAGGCCAACGGTGGTTCCTTATACATTGAGTCCATTGGTGATTTACCTTCAAATTTACAAACAAGACTATTTCATACCTTAAGAGATAAAACAATGCCCAATCCTTCTGCCAAAAAGAAGGAGGAGGTTTTAAACATTCGGATTTTTACAGGTAGTAAAAGAGATTTATTAGAAGATATTCAGAAAGAAACTTTTTCGATGGATTTGTATTACCGCCTAGCGGAAGTTCCGTTGCGAGTTTCACCATTACGCGAACGAAGAGGGGATGTTCCACTTCTCGCACATCATTTTTTATACCAATACAACAAACAATATGGAAGAAACAAAACGTTTTCAACAGATGCTTTACGAGCTCTGACAGGAATGCCTTGGAGTGGAAATGTAAGGCAACTCCAAAGTGTCATTCAATATGCAGTCCTTGTTCCACCGGAAGTTGTTTTGGAACCTCATTCCTTTTCACAAGATGGAAAACGAGAATCTGAAACTCCAACTAAAGTTCAAAGTTTTGGAGTGGGGACAGAGATTTTGTCTCCTTCGGAAAATTTATCTCTCAATATTGCCATCGAACGATTGGAAGCCATTTGGATCAAAGAAGCATTCCAACGAGTCTCCACACAGGAAGAAGCTGCAAAACTTCTAGGAATTAGCCGAGGATCTTTACAATATAAGATCAAAAATAACCAATTTCTGGACGGATTCAATGCAGAAAGCCCAAGAAAATAA
- the thrC gene encoding threonine synthase, producing MSLTKYQFRAQFRCSNDSCGKTYPLHQVIYSCESCGELLNVEHDIDSLKQVSAKEWKSEFESRFRSSQFPNASGVWGKKEWVLPGISDENIITSGEGTTHLYDASRFAKDLGLGSLHVKQCGVSHTGSFKDLGMTVLVSQVNQMIADGVPIQAVACASTGDTSAALASYAAKAGIPSIILLPANKVSTAQLIQPVSNGALVLALETDFDGCMAVVKELTKEKSIYLANSMNSLRIEGQKTISIEITQQLGWKVPDWIVIPGGNLGNVSALGMGFEMLLELGLIDKLPRIILAQAKNASPLYESFKKGFADFAPVTAEKTLASAIQIGDPVSVKKAIRVLKKFSGVVEVATEEELANAAARGDLYGLYNDPHTGVALAALLKSLESGVVKKGESVVVISTANGLKFTEFKLAYHEGKIPNIDERLKNRIQSCKPNLSGVMEILGKQLKKS from the coding sequence ATGTCACTTACAAAATATCAATTCCGAGCACAGTTTCGTTGTTCAAACGACTCCTGTGGAAAAACCTATCCTCTCCACCAGGTGATTTATTCCTGCGAATCTTGTGGGGAACTTTTAAATGTCGAACATGATATAGACAGTCTCAAACAAGTTTCGGCAAAAGAATGGAAATCAGAATTTGAATCTCGGTTTCGTTCGAGCCAATTCCCGAATGCTTCTGGGGTTTGGGGGAAAAAGGAATGGGTTCTCCCTGGAATAAGCGATGAAAATATCATCACTTCAGGGGAAGGGACAACTCATTTGTATGATGCCAGTCGGTTTGCCAAAGATTTGGGTCTAGGCAGTCTTCATGTCAAACAGTGCGGGGTTTCTCATACGGGCTCTTTTAAAGATTTAGGGATGACGGTTCTTGTGAGCCAAGTCAACCAAATGATCGCGGACGGAGTGCCCATCCAAGCGGTAGCTTGTGCTTCCACCGGTGATACCTCTGCAGCTCTTGCCTCCTATGCTGCCAAAGCTGGGATTCCTTCCATCATTCTTTTACCAGCAAACAAAGTATCAACGGCCCAACTCATCCAACCTGTTTCCAATGGGGCTCTTGTTTTGGCACTCGAAACAGACTTTGATGGTTGTATGGCAGTGGTAAAAGAACTCACCAAAGAAAAATCAATTTATCTAGCAAACTCAATGAATTCGCTGCGAATCGAAGGTCAAAAAACCATTTCAATTGAGATCACACAACAGTTAGGTTGGAAAGTTCCGGATTGGATTGTGATTCCTGGTGGAAACTTAGGAAATGTTTCTGCTCTCGGAATGGGATTTGAAATGTTGTTGGAACTTGGACTGATTGATAAATTACCAAGAATTATTTTAGCTCAGGCGAAAAATGCAAGCCCTCTCTACGAATCGTTTAAGAAAGGTTTTGCGGACTTTGCTCCTGTAACTGCGGAAAAAACTTTAGCCTCTGCGATCCAAATCGGTGATCCAGTTTCTGTGAAAAAAGCCATTCGGGTTTTAAAGAAATTCAGCGGTGTTGTGGAAGTGGCTACAGAAGAAGAGTTGGCCAATGCAGCCGCTCGCGGGGATTTATACGGACTTTACAATGATCCTCATACCGGTGTGGCTCTTGCGGCACTTTTGAAATCCTTGGAATCGGGTGTGGTGAAAAAAGGTGAGTCGGTGGTTGTGATTTCCACGGCAAACGGCCTCAAGTTTACCGAATTCAAATTGGCCTACCATGAAGGGAAAATCCCTAATATTGATGAAAGGCTGAAAAACCGGATCCAGTCCTGCAAACCGAACCTGAGTGGAGTGATGGAAATCCTAGGCAAACAACTTAAGAAATCATAA
- a CDS encoding OmpA family protein produces the protein MADSYYRTISGKQYDNELLEIAEKATKRSKAPIGKNVAKTLFDAIKDGGDYTDVEKRTVKYIRDNFKFSPDADEYLRSEIRKWAAKISVPAAKKKSSTKASTKKESTTKRSSVRSAKSSDEGFTPYTDSYEFGETSRDEVAPTPEYHELVALNKFQITPKQNRIGRLILLGLVFVFFIVLIIFGIRSCNRTSKSPQNVNQGANVSTEMGNRSLERVELSQGKVSSRFESRASAIRYINDLQIRFIKQSMQTEDVAADKIATLAETLKAYPGIRIRIKGHTCFIGEMDENKILSDERAKFIFDELVKNGVSVTQLDYRGFGETAEIESNSTEAGRIKNRRVDFTVLSVTESSN, from the coding sequence GTGGCAGATAGTTATTACCGTACCATAAGTGGTAAACAATATGATAATGAATTGTTAGAAATTGCTGAAAAAGCCACCAAACGTAGCAAAGCTCCCATTGGTAAAAACGTCGCCAAGACCTTATTTGATGCTATCAAAGATGGTGGTGATTATACAGATGTTGAAAAACGTACTGTAAAATACATTCGAGATAATTTTAAATTTTCCCCTGACGCTGATGAATACCTTCGTTCTGAAATTCGTAAATGGGCAGCAAAAATTTCCGTGCCTGCTGCAAAGAAAAAATCTTCTACTAAAGCATCTACGAAAAAAGAATCCACAACAAAACGAAGTTCAGTTCGTTCTGCTAAATCTTCTGATGAAGGTTTTACTCCTTATACCGACAGTTATGAGTTTGGCGAAACATCACGTGACGAAGTGGCTCCTACACCGGAATACCATGAACTTGTCGCATTAAATAAATTTCAAATCACACCGAAACAAAATCGAATCGGTAGACTCATCTTATTAGGATTGGTTTTCGTATTTTTTATTGTTCTCATTATTTTTGGAATTCGTAGTTGTAATCGTACTTCCAAATCACCACAAAACGTAAACCAAGGTGCGAATGTTTCCACTGAGATGGGAAATAGATCTTTGGAACGAGTGGAGTTATCTCAAGGTAAAGTATCGAGCCGATTTGAATCTAGAGCATCAGCCATTCGTTACATCAACGACTTACAAATTCGTTTTATCAAACAAAGTATGCAAACAGAAGATGTTGCGGCTGATAAAATTGCTACTCTAGCAGAAACATTAAAAGCATATCCTGGAATTAGGATTCGAATCAAAGGACATACTTGTTTTATTGGTGAGATGGATGAAAACAAAATCCTATCCGATGAACGTGCTAAGTTTATCTTTGATGAATTGGTAAAAAATGGAGTCAGTGTTACACAACTCGACTATCGTGGGTTTGGTGAAACGGCAGAAATTGAGTCCAATTCCACTGAAGCAGGTCGCATCAAAAATAGACGTGTAGATTTTACAGTTTTATCCGTTACAGAATCATCGAATTAA
- a CDS encoding motility associated factor glycosyltransferase family protein encodes MNEFYLEKNLAALPSQLAALIQNPEKNFEGLHSQNLKTNPTYQLTKSKVGDPTLELDGVWIHSRFDPKKEAERFATELPHDGSERIYLLFGAGLGYIIPYLLEREKVTIIWMEPYQFFIKESFQIFDFSKPLLDEKLILITGEGLEDQLSEAVKGKGTHPISFVPHRGSWQWRESDYLKLRHTAEQMFHKKDVNLATLTRFEKIWAKNICYNLPELSKFRPVSDLFGIAEGISIVVCGAGPSLSESIPDLTKYRNQFLLLAVDTALPILNSFGVEPDLIFSVDPQALNSQYLEDDSGNGILIFDPTSTYISLRLEKGPNKGFVTSSPFPLIGLLERTGFSEIGSVPFGGSVSTNAASLATLMGAKSVFLVGQDLSFTKGLAHSKGAVLEERLNYLESRKFRREKHNYKQLFALPQKKVTGNLEETYITNEKMLIFKKWFEDHAKENPWTNLTKFGAKLEGIPHSNFEKEFASDEGEIKTQTNLVQSVRNRIQSQLKIENPFFDQKQLVSEIRSTTEALSEFVSTVKRGLVVSQRIYNQIQRNQINPKTFSEDIKQMDSIDEQVSGKKGLNEILSLGIQRVILTITEGYDDNLTLEEKENAQLGVAKKSLLLYEGLYESVRSTKRMLTKSLYRML; translated from the coding sequence GTGAACGAGTTTTATCTAGAAAAAAATCTAGCGGCCTTACCTTCGCAACTTGCGGCACTGATTCAAAATCCAGAAAAAAATTTTGAAGGATTACATTCACAAAATTTAAAAACCAATCCCACTTACCAACTGACAAAATCAAAAGTTGGAGATCCAACTTTAGAACTAGATGGAGTTTGGATCCACAGCCGGTTTGATCCTAAAAAAGAAGCAGAACGGTTTGCCACCGAACTTCCCCATGATGGCAGTGAACGTATTTATCTTTTGTTTGGTGCAGGACTTGGATACATCATTCCTTATCTTCTCGAAAGAGAAAAAGTAACCATCATCTGGATGGAACCATATCAGTTTTTCATCAAAGAATCCTTTCAAATTTTTGACTTTTCCAAACCATTGTTAGATGAAAAATTAATCCTTATCACAGGAGAAGGATTAGAAGACCAACTCTCCGAAGCAGTCAAAGGGAAAGGAACACACCCCATTAGTTTTGTTCCACATAGGGGATCTTGGCAATGGAGAGAATCAGATTATCTAAAACTTCGTCATACCGCCGAACAGATGTTTCACAAAAAAGATGTGAACCTTGCTACCCTCACACGGTTCGAAAAGATCTGGGCCAAAAATATTTGTTACAATCTTCCCGAATTATCCAAATTTCGCCCGGTCTCCGATCTATTTGGAATTGCCGAAGGAATCTCGATTGTTGTTTGCGGTGCAGGTCCAAGCCTTTCCGAATCCATACCCGATTTAACAAAGTACAGAAACCAGTTTCTCCTTCTCGCAGTCGATACGGCCCTGCCCATCCTGAATTCTTTTGGTGTAGAACCCGATTTGATTTTTTCGGTCGACCCACAAGCCTTAAATAGCCAATATCTGGAAGATGATTCTGGAAATGGAATTCTTATTTTTGATCCCACATCCACCTATATAAGTCTTAGGTTAGAGAAGGGGCCAAACAAAGGTTTTGTGACCTCTTCTCCTTTTCCTTTGATTGGACTTCTCGAAAGAACTGGTTTCTCGGAGATTGGTTCTGTACCATTTGGTGGTTCCGTATCTACCAATGCCGCCAGTCTTGCGACTCTAATGGGGGCAAAGTCTGTTTTTTTAGTGGGCCAAGATTTGAGTTTTACAAAAGGTCTTGCACATTCCAAAGGGGCAGTGCTCGAAGAACGATTGAATTATTTAGAATCCAGGAAGTTTCGCCGGGAAAAACATAATTACAAACAACTGTTTGCCTTACCCCAAAAAAAAGTCACAGGGAATTTAGAAGAAACCTATATCACCAATGAAAAGATGTTAATCTTTAAAAAATGGTTCGAAGACCATGCAAAAGAAAATCCTTGGACTAACCTAACCAAGTTTGGGGCAAAATTAGAAGGAATCCCTCATTCCAATTTTGAAAAAGAGTTTGCGAGTGATGAAGGCGAAATAAAAACCCAAACCAATTTGGTACAATCTGTTCGCAATCGAATCCAATCTCAATTGAAAATAGAAAACCCTTTTTTCGATCAAAAACAATTGGTTTCAGAGATTCGGTCCACAACGGAAGCATTGTCGGAATTTGTTTCTACCGTCAAACGAGGGCTTGTTGTTTCTCAAAGGATTTACAACCAAATCCAAAGGAATCAAATCAACCCCAAAACCTTTTCCGAAGACATCAAACAAATGGATTCAATCGATGAACAAGTATCTGGAAAAAAGGGTTTGAATGAAATATTAAGTTTGGGAATCCAAAGAGTGATTTTAACCATCACAGAAGGTTATGATGACAATCTAACATTGGAAGAAAAAGAAAACGCACAACTAGGTGTTGCAAAAAAATCTTTATTGTTATACGAAGGATTATACGAATCCGTTCGGTCTACCAAACGGATGCTTACGAAATCACTCTATCGAATGTTATAA
- the lepB gene encoding signal peptidase I encodes METETKVSRLWAKFKRYTRRSILIFFFLCFLLFVRIFLFQIYSIQGNSMYPTLEHGSVVFVWKGGFAISAKFFGTELLYTDPKIDKLDLVLFVSQEDELVVKRVIGLPGEFYSIEAGRVLIDSTELLENYLPKGTYTSEPSTSIFINRHNSPFLAMDRQGRIPPGYYLLLGDNRQYSTDSRSFGLVPVEKIKGKVIFYF; translated from the coding sequence ATGGAAACAGAAACTAAAGTCTCCCGCCTTTGGGCCAAATTCAAACGTTACACTCGTCGTAGCATTCTCATCTTTTTCTTTCTCTGTTTCCTCCTATTTGTGCGTATTTTTCTATTCCAAATTTATTCCATCCAGGGAAATTCCATGTATCCGACCTTAGAACACGGATCTGTGGTTTTTGTTTGGAAGGGTGGATTTGCCATTTCTGCCAAATTCTTTGGAACGGAACTTCTTTATACAGATCCCAAAATTGATAAATTGGATTTGGTTTTATTTGTCAGTCAAGAGGACGAACTTGTCGTCAAACGAGTGATAGGTTTACCAGGAGAATTTTATTCCATCGAAGCCGGACGGGTTCTCATCGACTCCACTGAGTTACTAGAAAACTATCTTCCGAAAGGAACTTATACAAGCGAACCGAGTACATCCATTTTTATCAATCGCCACAACTCTCCATTTCTTGCTATGGACAGACAAGGGAGAATTCCCCCTGGATATTATCTACTTTTAGGTGACAACAGACAGTATTCAACGGACTCCCGTTCGTTTGGACTTGTGCCTGTTGAAAAAATCAAAGGCAAAGTAATCTTTTATTTCTGA